In Massilia violaceinigra, one DNA window encodes the following:
- a CDS encoding beta strand repeat-containing protein produces MAAATEYTKVAQELYISYFGRPADPAGLAAMTAALAAANAPTSTAGLESAYKAGNVAVKDLIDSFGTSAESQALYAGASTSQFVTAIFQNLFNRAPLEAGLTFWKQQIDSGAITKAGAAHAILTGATDIVGGADAAIIARKVAVAEGFTTAVDTDNEVTAYKGAAAAAEARKLLTNVNATTDVAVYQSTVNTTIANLVLGTVPGSSLDLTINKDALVGTALNDSFIATFTNNDNTLQAGDRINGGGGNDTLRADLGDSNNFAMLVETASVETVVLRAQAISRDSTDNNTERTSKTQIDAQDMVGVLRWEDRDSRADLQIEDVRILPSQITRDITIAMVGTDPGNVDFGLYFDQHSLRAAPVAQSGSTMRLQLMDTRAADANLDPLKSNPYNGFTFKLDGKAVIVRSQEIDQAQTYDQLFAAVKAAVANTPGLQGFEVTKGINFTAVDTQSGRPQTGVEINIKNPGAGVIAIDSESGWLAEAAVPANSGLHTAILTDTPATQAFKVTSTIILDDVGRGSNGGDLVIGGLSVGDTSNSKGVERFEITVERNSKLQTINSTNNALEEVVLVNGVTKGNLSVIGNQNLINSALNPNALFPLTPLVDAVLGTIGGLPTGGTPVGTRSDFPMPGTVSQRGGSQHGDIYGFHDVRLIDGSTLSGDLSFTAVVTDRSIAKYVNKVDTQTDAAVDNIAFTYTGGTGSDTMIVDLDAAVAGSRARIESGLEDFTFGLNGGAGNDALTLRVAPAVAGGGVTATTNWANNQDLNNNISISGGDGNDTIRKLGDGDTRIAGGAGDDTIYSENTGRQPVNVLVYGSTTPVATSTNAAWVFNTVDQVALTLDADRFVSDTRSDFNNTYFLYNTKVNVTYKGIVSTITLANSTTYKATDLDINQAIKKAINLDPVLSKLLVATDAESNALHVTALTDGLHAVTDLSIALVAPTTGLSTADITAAAKAYGIVADANGANVYAAMQNSINALGIKGDYNSAFATALDPVLPATFVAMTGAESASISDNIITGGTGNDVIVLGNKEVVAVAPATPTSTEFAVSNNETVVYAPAFGNDTIVNFDVTGAGIDHLDFTALGGTTLTNTLTTDKSITIGTAINVALTETAITALYAANNIAAQTHVYVAVDSVTSIGTVYQIADAIGANTATITKAGTIDLAQTITAGTSLWNSLTQANFVNSEAANYYLLEGAAGGVPAAIVPPTAVAYTMTGATGYNAGNNNDVTITVANNGSYSSTVSNYATGDKFIFAAGTTVTVTDGTANDNEVTLTAVNGGNTQTIVVQTPIADLITSPVNDVAAFNTFFGAGSLVVSGAATTPINSAVASIDAGAGNVTFSVATGTYTTNVTNYADFDVFQFVTGSVLSIVNTNLADGIIDVVATNGGTTTTLHLTGLVNADDTAVGTSVANFNTTYGAGSLVVM; encoded by the coding sequence ATGGCCGCAGCAACTGAGTACACAAAAGTAGCACAAGAACTTTACATTTCCTATTTCGGTCGTCCGGCTGACCCTGCTGGTCTGGCAGCCATGACTGCTGCGCTCGCGGCTGCGAATGCTCCTACGTCGACCGCTGGCCTGGAAAGCGCCTACAAAGCTGGCAATGTCGCTGTTAAAGATCTGATCGACAGCTTCGGCACCAGCGCCGAGTCCCAGGCTCTGTACGCTGGCGCGTCGACCAGCCAGTTCGTCACCGCGATTTTCCAGAACCTGTTCAACCGCGCTCCTCTGGAAGCCGGCCTGACCTTCTGGAAACAGCAGATCGACAGCGGCGCAATCACCAAGGCAGGTGCCGCTCACGCCATCCTGACCGGCGCAACCGACATCGTTGGCGGTGCCGACGCTGCGATCATCGCTCGTAAAGTTGCTGTTGCAGAAGGCTTCACCACCGCTGTCGACACCGACAACGAAGTGACCGCATACAAAGGCGCTGCCGCTGCTGCAGAAGCACGCAAGCTGCTGACCAACGTCAACGCAACCACCGACGTCGCCGTGTACCAGTCGACCGTCAACACGACCATCGCCAACCTGGTGCTGGGCACCGTTCCTGGTTCGAGCCTCGACCTGACCATCAACAAAGATGCGCTGGTTGGTACCGCTCTGAACGACAGCTTCATCGCTACGTTCACCAACAATGACAACACCCTGCAAGCTGGCGACCGTATCAACGGTGGCGGCGGCAACGACACCCTGCGTGCCGACCTGGGCGATTCGAACAACTTCGCAATGCTCGTCGAAACGGCCAGCGTTGAGACCGTTGTTCTGCGCGCACAAGCTATCTCGCGTGACAGCACCGACAACAACACCGAGCGCACCAGCAAGACGCAAATCGATGCCCAGGACATGGTAGGCGTTCTGCGTTGGGAAGACCGCGACAGCCGCGCTGATCTGCAAATCGAAGATGTCCGCATCCTCCCTTCGCAAATCACCCGCGACATCACGATCGCCATGGTCGGCACCGATCCAGGTAACGTCGATTTCGGCCTGTATTTCGACCAGCACTCCCTGCGCGCAGCTCCTGTTGCCCAGAGCGGCTCCACGATGCGCCTGCAACTGATGGACACCCGTGCGGCCGATGCTAACCTCGACCCACTGAAAAGCAATCCATACAACGGCTTCACGTTCAAACTGGACGGCAAGGCAGTTATCGTTCGCTCGCAAGAGATCGACCAGGCACAAACCTACGACCAGCTGTTCGCCGCAGTGAAAGCCGCTGTTGCCAACACCCCGGGCCTGCAAGGCTTTGAAGTGACCAAAGGTATTAACTTTACCGCTGTCGATACCCAGTCGGGCCGTCCACAGACCGGTGTTGAAATCAACATCAAGAACCCAGGCGCCGGCGTTATCGCCATCGACAGCGAATCGGGCTGGTTGGCTGAAGCCGCAGTGCCAGCAAACTCCGGTCTGCACACCGCGATCCTGACCGATACGCCTGCAACCCAGGCATTCAAAGTCACCAGCACCATCATCCTGGACGACGTGGGCCGTGGCTCGAACGGTGGCGATCTGGTCATCGGTGGTCTGTCGGTTGGCGACACCTCGAACTCGAAAGGCGTTGAGCGTTTCGAAATCACCGTTGAGCGTAACAGCAAGCTGCAAACGATCAACTCGACCAACAATGCCCTGGAAGAAGTTGTCCTGGTCAATGGCGTTACCAAAGGTAACCTGTCGGTCATCGGCAACCAGAACCTGATCAACTCGGCTCTGAACCCGAACGCACTGTTCCCACTGACCCCGCTGGTCGATGCAGTTCTGGGCACCATCGGTGGCCTGCCAACCGGCGGCACCCCAGTCGGCACCCGTAGCGACTTCCCAATGCCTGGTACCGTTTCCCAGCGCGGCGGCAGCCAGCACGGCGACATCTATGGTTTCCATGACGTGCGTCTGATCGATGGTTCGACCCTGAGCGGCGACCTGAGCTTCACCGCTGTCGTGACCGACCGTTCGATCGCCAAGTACGTCAACAAAGTCGACACCCAGACCGATGCTGCAGTTGACAACATCGCGTTCACCTACACCGGCGGTACGGGCAGCGACACCATGATCGTTGATCTGGACGCAGCCGTTGCTGGCAGCCGTGCACGTATCGAAAGCGGTCTGGAAGACTTCACGTTCGGCCTGAACGGCGGCGCTGGTAACGATGCACTGACTCTGCGCGTGGCTCCTGCTGTTGCTGGTGGCGGCGTTACCGCAACCACCAACTGGGCTAACAACCAGGATCTGAACAACAACATCAGCATCAGCGGCGGCGACGGCAACGACACCATCCGCAAACTGGGCGACGGCGACACCCGTATCGCCGGCGGCGCAGGCGACGACACCATCTACAGCGAAAACACCGGCCGTCAGCCTGTGAATGTCCTGGTGTACGGTTCGACCACGCCTGTTGCAACCTCGACCAACGCAGCATGGGTATTCAACACCGTTGACCAGGTTGCACTGACGCTGGATGCTGACCGTTTCGTCAGCGACACCCGTTCGGACTTCAACAACACCTACTTCCTGTACAACACGAAAGTGAACGTGACGTACAAAGGTATCGTGTCGACGATCACCCTGGCGAACAGCACCACGTACAAAGCAACCGACCTCGACATCAATCAGGCGATCAAAAAAGCGATCAACCTGGATCCAGTGCTGAGCAAGCTGCTGGTCGCGACCGATGCTGAATCGAACGCTCTGCACGTCACGGCGCTGACCGATGGCCTGCACGCTGTCACCGATCTGTCGATCGCTCTGGTTGCTCCAACCACCGGTCTGTCGACTGCCGACATCACCGCTGCCGCCAAGGCATACGGTATCGTTGCTGACGCTAACGGCGCCAATGTGTACGCTGCTATGCAGAACTCGATCAATGCACTGGGCATCAAAGGCGATTACAACTCGGCCTTCGCTACCGCGCTCGATCCAGTCCTGCCAGCAACCTTCGTTGCAATGACCGGCGCTGAAAGCGCTTCGATCAGCGACAACATCATCACCGGCGGCACGGGTAATGACGTTATCGTTCTGGGCAACAAAGAAGTTGTTGCAGTTGCTCCAGCAACGCCAACCTCGACCGAATTCGCTGTGTCGAACAACGAAACCGTTGTCTACGCTCCTGCATTCGGCAACGACACGATCGTCAACTTCGACGTGACCGGCGCTGGCATCGATCACCTGGACTTCACGGCACTGGGCGGCACCACGCTGACCAACACCCTGACGACCGACAAGTCGATCACCATCGGTACCGCGATCAATGTTGCACTGACCGAGACCGCAATCACGGCTCTGTACGCTGCTAACAACATCGCTGCCCAGACCCACGTGTACGTGGCTGTTGATTCGGTCACCTCGATCGGTACCGTGTACCAGATCGCCGATGCAATCGGTGCAAACACCGCGACCATCACCAAGGCTGGCACCATCGATCTGGCTCAAACGATCACCGCAGGCACCTCGCTGTGGAACTCGCTGACCCAGGCTAACTTCGTCAACTCCGAAGCAGCTAACTACTACCTGCTCGAAGGCGCAGCTGGTGGCGTACCTGCAGCGATCGTTCCACCGACCGCTGTTGCTTACACCATGACTGGTGCTACCGGCTATAACGCTGGTAACAACAACGATGTCACGATCACTGTCGCTAACAACGGTTCGTACTCGTCGACTGTCAGTAACTACGCTACGGGCGACAAGTTCATCTTCGCTGCAGGCACCACCGTGACCGTTACTGACGGCACCGCAAACGACAACGAAGTGACCCTGACCGCTGTCAACGGTGGCAACACCCAGACTATCGTGGTGCAAACCCCGATCGCTGACCTGATCACCTCGCCAGTCAACGACGTTGCCGCGTTCAACACGTTCTTCGGCGCTGGCTCGCTGGTTGTTTCGGGTGCTGCTACGACCCCAATCAACTCGGCAGTCGCTTCGATCGACGCGGGTGCTGGTAACGTGACGTTCAGCGTTGCTACCGGTACCTACACGACCAACGTGACCAACTACGCCGATTTCGACGTGTTCCAGTTCGTGACCGGCAGCGTCCTGTCGATCGTCAACACCAACCTGGCCGACGGCATCATCGATGTAGTCGCAACCAACGGTGGCACCACCACCACCCTGCACCTGACCGGTCTGGTTAATGCAGATGACACCGCTGTTGGTACCAGCGTTGCCAACTTCAACACCACCTACGGTGCTGGTTCGCTGGTTGTTATGTAA
- a CDS encoding type I secretion system permease/ATPase, translating to MKKLLDKKNEIGQALLTFKSTFYTVGVFSAITNLLMLVPSLYMLQVYDRVLASQNEITLLMLTLLMLGAYVLMSALELMRSLILVRVGAAFDMQMNKRVYTAAFEKNLKKAGGNAGQALSDLTNIRQFLTGNALFAFFDAPWFPIYLIVIFFFQPILGWFALGGTAILVILAVVNERVSHKPLAEASTTSIMAGNMATNNLRNAEVIEAMGMLPNLQARWYKLHSKFLELQAEASQKAGTVGAITKFVQVSLQSLILGLGALLVIEGKLTPGMMIAASILVGRAMQPVQQVIGVWKSFAGVRSSYERLETLLEENEERKENMSLPKPTGHLQIDNITAGPPGAATPVLKSVSFGVEPGDVLAVIGPSGSGKSTLARLLVGVWPAVIGKVRLDGADIYQWNKDELGPHMGYLPQDIELFGGTVSENIARFGNIEPEQVVLAAQRAGVHEMILKMSSGYDTVLGDGGAGLSGGQKQRLGLARAMYGDPSLLVLDEPNSNLDEVGEQALMMAVQELRQRGKTIVLITHRPAAINASTKMLVLRDGAVQMFGPTNQVMQAIHEANKKIIEAQQAAARQQQAQQGGAPGQPPQPGQPAQPQLNAGSPAVSTEKE from the coding sequence ATGAAAAAACTTCTCGATAAAAAGAACGAAATTGGGCAAGCGCTGCTCACGTTCAAGAGCACCTTCTATACCGTTGGCGTCTTCAGCGCCATCACCAACCTGCTGATGCTGGTGCCGTCCCTGTACATGCTGCAGGTGTACGACCGCGTGCTGGCCAGCCAGAACGAAATTACCCTGCTCATGCTGACCCTGCTGATGCTGGGCGCCTACGTGCTCATGAGCGCGCTGGAACTGATGCGCAGCCTGATCCTGGTGCGGGTCGGCGCCGCCTTCGACATGCAGATGAACAAGCGCGTGTACACGGCCGCGTTTGAAAAGAATCTGAAAAAAGCCGGCGGCAATGCCGGCCAGGCCTTGAGCGACCTGACCAATATCCGCCAGTTCCTGACCGGTAACGCCCTGTTCGCCTTCTTCGACGCGCCATGGTTCCCGATCTACCTGATCGTGATCTTCTTCTTCCAGCCGATACTCGGCTGGTTCGCGCTGGGCGGCACCGCCATCCTGGTGATCCTGGCCGTGGTCAACGAACGCGTGTCGCACAAGCCGCTGGCCGAAGCGAGCACCACCTCCATCATGGCCGGCAACATGGCCACGAATAATCTGCGCAATGCCGAAGTCATCGAAGCGATGGGCATGCTGCCGAACCTGCAGGCACGCTGGTACAAGCTGCACAGCAAGTTCCTGGAATTGCAGGCCGAAGCGAGCCAGAAGGCCGGTACCGTCGGCGCCATCACCAAGTTTGTCCAGGTGTCGCTGCAATCGCTGATCCTCGGCCTGGGCGCCTTGCTGGTTATCGAAGGCAAGCTGACCCCGGGCATGATGATCGCCGCCTCGATCCTGGTCGGCCGCGCCATGCAGCCGGTACAGCAAGTGATCGGCGTGTGGAAATCGTTTGCCGGCGTGCGCAGTTCGTATGAACGCCTGGAAACGCTGCTGGAAGAGAACGAAGAGCGTAAAGAAAACATGAGCCTGCCTAAGCCAACCGGCCACCTGCAGATCGATAACATTACCGCCGGCCCGCCGGGCGCCGCCACGCCAGTGCTGAAAAGCGTCAGTTTCGGCGTCGAGCCAGGCGATGTGCTGGCCGTGATCGGCCCCAGCGGATCGGGCAAGTCGACCCTGGCGCGCCTCCTGGTCGGCGTCTGGCCGGCCGTGATCGGCAAGGTACGCCTGGACGGTGCGGATATCTATCAGTGGAACAAGGATGAGCTGGGCCCGCACATGGGTTACCTGCCGCAGGATATCGAACTGTTCGGCGGTACCGTGAGCGAAAACATTGCCCGTTTCGGCAACATCGAACCGGAGCAGGTCGTGCTGGCCGCCCAGCGTGCCGGCGTGCATGAAATGATCCTCAAGATGTCGTCCGGCTACGACACCGTGCTCGGCGACGGCGGTGCCGGCCTGTCCGGCGGCCAGAAGCAGCGCCTTGGCCTGGCGCGCGCCATGTACGGCGACCCGTCGCTGCTGGTGCTCGACGAGCCGAACTCGAACCTGGACGAAGTGGGCGAGCAAGCCCTGATGATGGCCGTGCAGGAACTGCGCCAGCGCGGCAAGACCATCGTGCTGATCACGCACCGTCCGGCCGCCATCAACGCCTCGACCAAGATGCTGGTCTTGCGCGACGGCGCCGTGCAAATGTTCGGCCCGACCAACCAGGTCATGCAGGCGATCCACGAAGCCAACAAGAAAATTATTGAAGCGCAGCAAGCAGCGGCCCGCCAGCAGCAGGCACAACAAGGCGGCGCGCCGGGCCAGCCACCGCAGCCAGGCCAGCCGGCCCAGCCTCAGCTCAACGCTGGCAGCCCTGCGGTATCTACGGAAAAGGAATAA